Proteins encoded by one window of Halorubrum ruber:
- a CDS encoding DUF433 domain-containing protein, with product MSRQMNTVVSGDESDVHDEPHVRDRRITVRHIHALVEERGLDAQTVADRFDLTAAKVYHALAYYHDHPEEMRTVEERRRELHDAAANDPNVVTGPEDLSDA from the coding sequence ATGTCGAGGCAAATGAACACCGTTGTCTCTGGTGACGAGTCGGACGTCCATGACGAGCCGCACGTTCGAGACCGACGAATCACCGTGCGTCATATCCACGCGCTGGTGGAGGAGCGCGGGCTCGACGCACAGACGGTCGCGGATCGGTTCGACCTCACCGCCGCGAAGGTCTACCACGCGCTGGCGTACTATCACGACCACCCGGAGGAGATGCGAACCGTCGAAGAACGCCGTCGGGAGCTACACGACGCCGCAGCGAACGATCCGAACGTCGTCACCGGTCCCGAGGACTTGTCGGACGCGTAG